In Hevea brasiliensis isolate MT/VB/25A 57/8 chromosome 13, ASM3005281v1, whole genome shotgun sequence, a single genomic region encodes these proteins:
- the LOC110669628 gene encoding cysteine and histidine-rich domain-containing protein RAR1 isoform X2 produces MVGLCIAANAHMYCQGPIFHDGMKEWSCCKKRSHDFTLFLEIPGCKTGKHTTEKPVLAKATASPKNPIPPPTAATTTNLSSKESCPRCKQGFFCSDHGSQAKQAPLARSNVGTQGSSAPPKMVVDINQPQTCRNQGCGKTFKEKDNHETACSYHPGPAVFHDRLRGWKCCDVHVKEFDEFMSIPPCTKGWHNADPAS; encoded by the exons ATGGTTGGGCTGTGTATCGCTGCAAATGCGCATATGTATTGTCAGGGA CCTATTTTCCATGATGGAATGAAAGAATGGAGTTGTTGCAAGAAAAGAAGTCATGATTTCACCTTATTTTTAGAAATTCCTGG ATGTAAGACAGGTAAACACACAACTGAGAAACCTGTGTTAGCAAAGGCTACTGCAAGTCCAAAGAATCCAATTCCTCCTCCCACTGCAGCTACCACAACCAACTTGTCCTCTAAGGAATCTTGTCCTAGGTGCAAGCAGGGTTTCTTTTGCTCAGATCATG GTTCCCAAGCAAAGCAAGCTCCACTTGCTAGAAGCAATGTGGGTACGCAAGGGTCCTCTGCACCTCCAAAGATGGTAGTAGACATAAACCAGCCTCAAACCTGCAGGAATCAGGGGTGTGGTAAAACTTTCAAAGAAAAAGATAATCATGAAACTGCCTGTAGTTACCATCCTGGGCCTGCTGTTTTTCATGATCGGTTGAGAGGG TGGAAATGTTGTGATGTCCATGTAAAGGAGTTTGATGAATTCATGAGCATTCCACCTTGCACAAAGGGATGGCACAATGCTGATCCAGCGTCTTGA
- the LOC110669547 gene encoding LRR receptor-like serine/threonine-protein kinase ERL1 isoform X2: MVDVGKALMSLKASFSNEVNVLLDWDDVHHRDFCSWRGVFCDNACSSVVSLNLSNLNLGGEISPAIGDLRKLQSIDLQGNKLTGQIPDEIGNCASLFHLDLSDNFLHGDIPFSISKLKLLEFLNLKNNKLTGPIPATLTQIPNLKTLDLARNQLIGEIPRLLYWNEVLQYLGLRGNSLTGTLSSDMCQLTGLWYFDVRGNNLTGTIPDSIGNCTSFEILDLSYNNITGEIPYNIGFLQVATLSLQGNKLTGKIPEVIGLMQALAVLDLSENELVGPIPPILGNLSYTGKLYLYGNKLTGSIPPELGNMSKLSYLQLNDNQLVGSIPPELGKLEQLFELNLANNDLEGPIPHNISFCSALNQFNVHGNHLNGSMPWGFRNLESLTYLNLSSNNFKGRIPVELGHIINLDTLDLSGNNFSGPVPASVGDLEHLLTLNLSRNHIDGPLPAEFGNLRSIQIIDMSFNNVTGSIPAELGQLQNIFSLILNNNNLQGVIPDQLANCFSLTNLNFSYNNLSGVVPPIRNFSRFPPLSFIGNPLLCGNWLGSICDPYEPKSRAIFSRAVVVCMTLGFIILLSMVTVAIYKSNQQKQLMKKSHKNIQGPPKIVVLHMDMAIHTFDDIMRNTEHLSEKYIIGYGASSTVYKCVLKNSRSIAIKRLYNQYPYNMREFETELETIGSIRHRNIVSLHGYALSPYGNLLFYDYMENGSLWDLLHGPSEKVKLDWETRLKIAVGVAQGLAYLHHDCNPRIIHRDVKSSNILLDENFEAHLSDFGIAKSIPTAKTHASTYVLGTIGYIDPEYAHTSRLNEKSDVYSFGIVLLELLTGKKAVDNEYNLHQLILSKADNNTVMEVVDQEVSVTCMDLTHVTKTFQLALLCTKRYPSERPTMHEVVRVLESFLPAPLTKPCSAQPKRIDYAKFLIDKGQQLPTPQHQAQQENNSSDAQWYVRFRDVISKNTL, from the exons ATGGTGGATGTAGGGAAAGCCTTGATGTCGTTGAAGGCATCATTTAGCAATGAAGTTAACGTGCTTCTCGACTGGGACGATGTGCACCACCGGGATTTCTGTTCTTGGCGTGGTGTTTTCTGTGACAATGCCTGCTCCTCTGTTGTTTCTCT GAATTTGTCAAATTTGAACCTGGGTGGGGAAATATCTCCTGCCATTGGAGACTTGAGGAAGTTGCAATCAAT AGACCTTCAGGGAAACAAGTTGACGGGTCAAATCCCAGATGAGATTGGCAACTGTGCATCTCTATTTCATCT GGATTTGTCTGACAATTTTCTGCATGGAGACATACCCTTTTCCATATCTAAGCTTAAGCTGCTGGAATTCTT gaatttgaagaacaacAAGCTTACTGGTCCTATCCCGGCTACCTTGACCCAGATACCTAACCTGAAAACTCT CGACCTTGCTCGGAATCAGCTCATTGGTGAGATACCGAGATTACTCTACTGGAATGAAGTATTACAGTACCT TGGGCTTCGAGGGAATTCATTGACCGGAACATTGTCATCGGACATGTGTCAGTTGACTGGTTTGTGGTATTT tgATGTGAGAGGCAATAATCTCACTGGCACAATCCCTGATAGCATTGGCAACTGTACAAGCTTCGAGATATT GGACTTGTCGTACAATAACATTACTGGGGAGATACCATATAATATAGGCTTCTTGCAAGTAGCAACTCT ttcacttcaaggaAATAAGCTAACAGGGAAGATTCCTGAAGTGATTGGTTTGATGCAGGCCCTTGCTGTTTT GGACTTGAGTGAGAATGAGCTAGTTGGGCCAATCCCACCAATACTTGGCAATCTATCTTATACTGGAAAAct GTACCTCTATGGAAACAAGCTTACTGGATCAATCCCTCCAGAACTTGGCAATATGTCAAAACTCAGCTACTT GCAATTGAATGACAACCAGCTTGTTGGCAGCATTCCTCCTGAACTTGGGAAGCTGGAGCAGTTGTTTGAATT GAATCTTGCTAACAATGACCTTGAAGGGCCCATTCCACATAACATCAGCTTCTGTTCTGCTCTGAACCAATT CAATGTGCATGGTAATCACTTAAACGGAAGTATGCCTTGGGGTTTCAGGAATCTAGAGAGTTTGACTTACCT AAATCTTTCATCAAACAATTTCAAAGGCAGGATTCCAGTGGAGCTTGGCCATATTATCAACCTTGACACATT GGATCTATCTGGCAATAACTTCTCTGGACCTGTTCCAGCTTCTGTTGGTGACCTAGAGCACCTTCTTACCTT GAATTTAAGCAGGAATCATATTGATGGGCCATTGCCTGCTGAATTTGGGAATCTTAGAAGTATACAGATTAT TGATATGTCATTCAACAATGTCACTGGCTCCATTCCTGCAGAATTGGGTCAGTTGCAAAACATCTTTTCTCT GATCCTGAACAATAACAACTTGCAGGGAGTGATCCCTGATCAACTTGCCAATTGTTTCAGTCTTACAAATCT GAATTTCTCGTACAACAACTTATCAGGGGTTGTACCTCCCATCAGAAACTTCTCACGATTTCCACCGCTAAG CTTCATTGGAAATCCATTGTTGTGTGGCAACTGGTTGGGATCTATTTGTGACCCTTATGAACCCAAGTCTAGAG CAATTTTTTCCAGAGCTGTGGTCGTCTGCATGACATTGGGCTTCATCATCTTATTGTCCATGGTTACAGTTGCAATCTACAAATCTAACCAGCAGAAGCAATTGATGAAGAAATCTCACAAAAATATACAAG GTCCACCCAAAATTGTGGTTCTTCACATGGACATGGCTATTCACACCTTTGATGATATAATGAGAAACACTGAGCATTTAAGTGAGAAGTACATTATTGGCTATGGTGCATCAAGCACAGTATACAAGTGTGTACTGAAAAATTCCCGATCAATTGCAATTAAGAGACTCTACAATCAGTATCCATACAACATGCGAGAATTTGAAACTGAACTTGAGACCATTGGCAGCATAAGACATAGAAACATTGTCAGTTTGCATGGTTATGCTCTCTCTCCATATGGAAACCTTCTTTTCTATGACTACATGGAGAATGGTTCTTTATGGGATCTCCTTCATG GACCATCTGAAAAGGTAAAGCTGGATTGGGAAACACGCTTGAAGATAGCGGTTGGAGTTGCACAAGGACTTGCCTATCTTCACCATGATTGTAATCCACGAATTATCCACAGGGACGTGAAGTCTTCAAATATCCTGCTGGATGAAAATTTTGAGGCTCATCTATCTGATTTTGGAATTGCAAAAAGCATTCCAACTGCAAAAACTCATGCTTCAACCTATGTTTTAGGAACAATTGGCTATATTGACCCAGAATATGCCCACACATCTCGGCTAAATGAAAAATCAGATGTTTACAGCTTTGGCATTGTTCTTTTGGAGCTTCTAACTGGGAAGAAAGCTGTGGATAATGAGTATAATTTGCATCAGCTG ATACTATCCAAAGCTGACAATAATACAGTAATGGAGGTTGTTGATCAAGAAGTTTCTGTTACATGCATGGATTTAACTCATGTGACGAAGACATTCCAGCTTGCTCTGTTGTGCACAAAGCGGTATCCTTCTGAAAGACCAACCATGCATGAAGTTGTGAGGGTTTTGGAATCCTTTCTTCCAGCGCCTCTTACGAAACCTTGTTCAGCTCAACCAAAGCGCATTGACTATGCTAAGTTTTTGATTGACAAAGGGCAGCAGTTACCAACACCTCAGCACCAAGCTCAACAGGAAAACAACTCTTCTGATGCCCAGTGGTATGTTCGGTTCCGAGATGTAATATCTAAGAACACACTATAA
- the LOC110669628 gene encoding cysteine and histidine-rich domain-containing protein RAR1 isoform X1 → MEREVVRLRCQRIGCNATFTEDDNPEGSCQYHDSPIFHDGMKEWSCCKKRSHDFTLFLEIPGCKTGKHTTEKPVLAKATASPKNPIPPPTAATTTNLSSKESCPRCKQGFFCSDHGSQAKQAPLARSNVGTQGSSAPPKMVVDINQPQTCRNQGCGKTFKEKDNHETACSYHPGPAVFHDRLRGWKCCDVHVKEFDEFMSIPPCTKGWHNADPAS, encoded by the exons atggAGCGGGAGGTCGTTAGGCTTCGTTGCCAGCGAATCGGATGCAACGCCACATTCACCGAAGACGATAATCCCGAAGGTTCCTGTCAATACCATGATTCG CCTATTTTCCATGATGGAATGAAAGAATGGAGTTGTTGCAAGAAAAGAAGTCATGATTTCACCTTATTTTTAGAAATTCCTGG ATGTAAGACAGGTAAACACACAACTGAGAAACCTGTGTTAGCAAAGGCTACTGCAAGTCCAAAGAATCCAATTCCTCCTCCCACTGCAGCTACCACAACCAACTTGTCCTCTAAGGAATCTTGTCCTAGGTGCAAGCAGGGTTTCTTTTGCTCAGATCATG GTTCCCAAGCAAAGCAAGCTCCACTTGCTAGAAGCAATGTGGGTACGCAAGGGTCCTCTGCACCTCCAAAGATGGTAGTAGACATAAACCAGCCTCAAACCTGCAGGAATCAGGGGTGTGGTAAAACTTTCAAAGAAAAAGATAATCATGAAACTGCCTGTAGTTACCATCCTGGGCCTGCTGTTTTTCATGATCGGTTGAGAGGG TGGAAATGTTGTGATGTCCATGTAAAGGAGTTTGATGAATTCATGAGCATTCCACCTTGCACAAAGGGATGGCACAATGCTGATCCAGCGTCTTGA
- the LOC110669630 gene encoding CDGSH iron-sulfur domain-containing protein NEET-like isoform X1 — translation MVTLASTFGSGFCFSKLGVEGLKPTTHSAARPRRMVAVRAEAQAINPEIRKNEEKVVDSVVVAELSKPLTAYCRCWMSGTFPLCDGSHVKHNKATGDNVGPLLLKKQKE, via the exons ATGGTGACACTGGCGAGTACGTTTGGTTCTGGTTTCTGTTTCAGCAAATTGGGAGTCGAAGGACTCAAGCCAACCACTCATTCAGCTGCAAGACCAAGACGCATGGTAGCGGTGAGAGCTGAAGCTCAAGCTATCAACCCAGAAATTAGAAAGAACGAGGAGAAGGTGGTGGACTCCGTTGTCGTCGCTGAGCTTTCTAAGCCCCTCACAGCTTATTGCAG ATGTTGGATGTCAGGAACTTTTCCTCTATGTGATGGAAGCCATGTAAAGCACAACAAAGCTACTGGTGACAATGTTGGACCTTTGCTTTTGAAAAAGCAGAAAGAGTAA
- the LOC110669630 gene encoding CDGSH iron-sulfur domain-containing protein NEET-like isoform X2 — MVTLASTFGSGFCFSKLGVEGLKPTTHSAARPRRMVAVRAEAQAINPEIRKNEEKVVDSVVVAELSKPLTAYCSFTFDSAMQQTQECCSFCIN; from the exons ATGGTGACACTGGCGAGTACGTTTGGTTCTGGTTTCTGTTTCAGCAAATTGGGAGTCGAAGGACTCAAGCCAACCACTCATTCAGCTGCAAGACCAAGACGCATGGTAGCGGTGAGAGCTGAAGCTCAAGCTATCAACCCAGAAATTAGAAAGAACGAGGAGAAGGTGGTGGACTCCGTTGTCGTCGCTGAGCTTTCTAAGCCCCTCACAGCTTATTGCAG CTTCACATTTGATTCTGCCATGCAACAAACACAAGAATGCTGTTCTTTTTGCAttaattga
- the LOC110669547 gene encoding LRR receptor-like serine/threonine-protein kinase ERL1 isoform X1 yields the protein MEEAGRGTKKKMPVTCNCLIIVVFLLLFPQASPLNDEGKALMSLKASFSNEVNVLLDWDDVHHRDFCSWRGVFCDNACSSVVSLNLSNLNLGGEISPAIGDLRKLQSIDLQGNKLTGQIPDEIGNCASLFHLDLSDNFLHGDIPFSISKLKLLEFLNLKNNKLTGPIPATLTQIPNLKTLDLARNQLIGEIPRLLYWNEVLQYLGLRGNSLTGTLSSDMCQLTGLWYFDVRGNNLTGTIPDSIGNCTSFEILDLSYNNITGEIPYNIGFLQVATLSLQGNKLTGKIPEVIGLMQALAVLDLSENELVGPIPPILGNLSYTGKLYLYGNKLTGSIPPELGNMSKLSYLQLNDNQLVGSIPPELGKLEQLFELNLANNDLEGPIPHNISFCSALNQFNVHGNHLNGSMPWGFRNLESLTYLNLSSNNFKGRIPVELGHIINLDTLDLSGNNFSGPVPASVGDLEHLLTLNLSRNHIDGPLPAEFGNLRSIQIIDMSFNNVTGSIPAELGQLQNIFSLILNNNNLQGVIPDQLANCFSLTNLNFSYNNLSGVVPPIRNFSRFPPLSFIGNPLLCGNWLGSICDPYEPKSRAIFSRAVVVCMTLGFIILLSMVTVAIYKSNQQKQLMKKSHKNIQGPPKIVVLHMDMAIHTFDDIMRNTEHLSEKYIIGYGASSTVYKCVLKNSRSIAIKRLYNQYPYNMREFETELETIGSIRHRNIVSLHGYALSPYGNLLFYDYMENGSLWDLLHGPSEKVKLDWETRLKIAVGVAQGLAYLHHDCNPRIIHRDVKSSNILLDENFEAHLSDFGIAKSIPTAKTHASTYVLGTIGYIDPEYAHTSRLNEKSDVYSFGIVLLELLTGKKAVDNEYNLHQLILSKADNNTVMEVVDQEVSVTCMDLTHVTKTFQLALLCTKRYPSERPTMHEVVRVLESFLPAPLTKPCSAQPKRIDYAKFLIDKGQQLPTPQHQAQQENNSSDAQWYVRFRDVISKNTL from the exons ATGGAAGAAGCAGGGAGGGGAACGAAGAAAAAGATGCCAGTGACTTGTAATTGTTTGATAATTGTGGTGTTTTTGCTGCTCTTTCCTCAAGCTTCGCCGCTCAATGATGAAG GGAAAGCCTTGATGTCGTTGAAGGCATCATTTAGCAATGAAGTTAACGTGCTTCTCGACTGGGACGATGTGCACCACCGGGATTTCTGTTCTTGGCGTGGTGTTTTCTGTGACAATGCCTGCTCCTCTGTTGTTTCTCT GAATTTGTCAAATTTGAACCTGGGTGGGGAAATATCTCCTGCCATTGGAGACTTGAGGAAGTTGCAATCAAT AGACCTTCAGGGAAACAAGTTGACGGGTCAAATCCCAGATGAGATTGGCAACTGTGCATCTCTATTTCATCT GGATTTGTCTGACAATTTTCTGCATGGAGACATACCCTTTTCCATATCTAAGCTTAAGCTGCTGGAATTCTT gaatttgaagaacaacAAGCTTACTGGTCCTATCCCGGCTACCTTGACCCAGATACCTAACCTGAAAACTCT CGACCTTGCTCGGAATCAGCTCATTGGTGAGATACCGAGATTACTCTACTGGAATGAAGTATTACAGTACCT TGGGCTTCGAGGGAATTCATTGACCGGAACATTGTCATCGGACATGTGTCAGTTGACTGGTTTGTGGTATTT tgATGTGAGAGGCAATAATCTCACTGGCACAATCCCTGATAGCATTGGCAACTGTACAAGCTTCGAGATATT GGACTTGTCGTACAATAACATTACTGGGGAGATACCATATAATATAGGCTTCTTGCAAGTAGCAACTCT ttcacttcaaggaAATAAGCTAACAGGGAAGATTCCTGAAGTGATTGGTTTGATGCAGGCCCTTGCTGTTTT GGACTTGAGTGAGAATGAGCTAGTTGGGCCAATCCCACCAATACTTGGCAATCTATCTTATACTGGAAAAct GTACCTCTATGGAAACAAGCTTACTGGATCAATCCCTCCAGAACTTGGCAATATGTCAAAACTCAGCTACTT GCAATTGAATGACAACCAGCTTGTTGGCAGCATTCCTCCTGAACTTGGGAAGCTGGAGCAGTTGTTTGAATT GAATCTTGCTAACAATGACCTTGAAGGGCCCATTCCACATAACATCAGCTTCTGTTCTGCTCTGAACCAATT CAATGTGCATGGTAATCACTTAAACGGAAGTATGCCTTGGGGTTTCAGGAATCTAGAGAGTTTGACTTACCT AAATCTTTCATCAAACAATTTCAAAGGCAGGATTCCAGTGGAGCTTGGCCATATTATCAACCTTGACACATT GGATCTATCTGGCAATAACTTCTCTGGACCTGTTCCAGCTTCTGTTGGTGACCTAGAGCACCTTCTTACCTT GAATTTAAGCAGGAATCATATTGATGGGCCATTGCCTGCTGAATTTGGGAATCTTAGAAGTATACAGATTAT TGATATGTCATTCAACAATGTCACTGGCTCCATTCCTGCAGAATTGGGTCAGTTGCAAAACATCTTTTCTCT GATCCTGAACAATAACAACTTGCAGGGAGTGATCCCTGATCAACTTGCCAATTGTTTCAGTCTTACAAATCT GAATTTCTCGTACAACAACTTATCAGGGGTTGTACCTCCCATCAGAAACTTCTCACGATTTCCACCGCTAAG CTTCATTGGAAATCCATTGTTGTGTGGCAACTGGTTGGGATCTATTTGTGACCCTTATGAACCCAAGTCTAGAG CAATTTTTTCCAGAGCTGTGGTCGTCTGCATGACATTGGGCTTCATCATCTTATTGTCCATGGTTACAGTTGCAATCTACAAATCTAACCAGCAGAAGCAATTGATGAAGAAATCTCACAAAAATATACAAG GTCCACCCAAAATTGTGGTTCTTCACATGGACATGGCTATTCACACCTTTGATGATATAATGAGAAACACTGAGCATTTAAGTGAGAAGTACATTATTGGCTATGGTGCATCAAGCACAGTATACAAGTGTGTACTGAAAAATTCCCGATCAATTGCAATTAAGAGACTCTACAATCAGTATCCATACAACATGCGAGAATTTGAAACTGAACTTGAGACCATTGGCAGCATAAGACATAGAAACATTGTCAGTTTGCATGGTTATGCTCTCTCTCCATATGGAAACCTTCTTTTCTATGACTACATGGAGAATGGTTCTTTATGGGATCTCCTTCATG GACCATCTGAAAAGGTAAAGCTGGATTGGGAAACACGCTTGAAGATAGCGGTTGGAGTTGCACAAGGACTTGCCTATCTTCACCATGATTGTAATCCACGAATTATCCACAGGGACGTGAAGTCTTCAAATATCCTGCTGGATGAAAATTTTGAGGCTCATCTATCTGATTTTGGAATTGCAAAAAGCATTCCAACTGCAAAAACTCATGCTTCAACCTATGTTTTAGGAACAATTGGCTATATTGACCCAGAATATGCCCACACATCTCGGCTAAATGAAAAATCAGATGTTTACAGCTTTGGCATTGTTCTTTTGGAGCTTCTAACTGGGAAGAAAGCTGTGGATAATGAGTATAATTTGCATCAGCTG ATACTATCCAAAGCTGACAATAATACAGTAATGGAGGTTGTTGATCAAGAAGTTTCTGTTACATGCATGGATTTAACTCATGTGACGAAGACATTCCAGCTTGCTCTGTTGTGCACAAAGCGGTATCCTTCTGAAAGACCAACCATGCATGAAGTTGTGAGGGTTTTGGAATCCTTTCTTCCAGCGCCTCTTACGAAACCTTGTTCAGCTCAACCAAAGCGCATTGACTATGCTAAGTTTTTGATTGACAAAGGGCAGCAGTTACCAACACCTCAGCACCAAGCTCAACAGGAAAACAACTCTTCTGATGCCCAGTGGTATGTTCGGTTCCGAGATGTAATATCTAAGAACACACTATAA